In one window of Posidoniimonas corsicana DNA:
- a CDS encoding AmpG family muropeptide MFS transporter — MASPTTTEREERPASVATAPPAEPPAGASAAWWWIPTLYFAEGVPNEVVMSLAGAMYALLGIGNQEMALYTGMLYLPWVLKPLWSPLVDVLGTQRRWIIGTQVALAAGFLGVAVALPTAGFFFGSLCFLWVLAFSSATHDIAADGYYMSALPEKSQAWFVGIRSTFYRGAKFFVSAVLLAAAGRLSGVLPEQQAWAWTFGLAALTYVVLAAYHAWSLPPQVAPPRSGRTAAGLLRDLGDTFVSFFEKPGVVVGIAFLLLYRFSEAQLGKIAQPFMFASRADGGLALSPESVAVIYGTFGLLFLTLGGILGGFAIAKHGLRPWFLPMAVAINIPNVLYLVLATTQPEQLWLVGLAVSVEQFGYGFGFAAYLMYMLKISRGAHQTAHYALCTGFMALGVMLPSMASGWVEERLGYVGFFWWILVATIPSFVITAVARRGVVD, encoded by the coding sequence ATGGCGTCCCCGACCACTACCGAGCGCGAGGAGCGGCCCGCATCTGTCGCCACGGCCCCTCCGGCCGAGCCGCCCGCCGGCGCGTCGGCCGCCTGGTGGTGGATCCCGACGCTCTACTTCGCCGAGGGGGTGCCGAACGAGGTTGTGATGTCGCTGGCGGGCGCCATGTACGCGCTGCTGGGGATCGGCAACCAGGAGATGGCCCTCTACACCGGCATGCTCTACCTGCCGTGGGTCCTGAAGCCGTTGTGGAGCCCGCTGGTTGACGTGCTCGGCACGCAGCGGCGGTGGATCATCGGCACGCAGGTCGCCCTCGCCGCTGGCTTCCTGGGCGTCGCGGTCGCGTTGCCCACCGCCGGGTTCTTCTTCGGATCGCTGTGCTTCCTGTGGGTGCTGGCGTTCAGCTCCGCGACCCACGACATCGCCGCCGACGGGTACTACATGTCGGCACTGCCCGAGAAGAGCCAGGCCTGGTTCGTCGGCATCCGGAGCACGTTCTACCGCGGCGCCAAGTTCTTTGTTTCGGCCGTGCTGCTGGCTGCCGCCGGCAGGCTCAGCGGCGTGCTGCCTGAACAGCAGGCGTGGGCGTGGACGTTCGGCCTGGCTGCGCTGACCTACGTGGTGCTCGCGGCCTACCACGCGTGGAGCCTGCCGCCGCAGGTGGCCCCGCCCCGATCGGGCAGAACGGCCGCCGGCCTGCTGAGAGACCTGGGCGACACGTTCGTCTCGTTCTTTGAGAAGCCCGGCGTGGTCGTGGGCATCGCGTTCCTGCTCCTGTACCGATTCTCCGAAGCGCAGCTCGGCAAGATCGCTCAACCGTTCATGTTCGCGTCCCGCGCCGACGGCGGCTTGGCGCTCAGCCCGGAGAGCGTCGCGGTCATTTACGGCACCTTTGGTCTCCTCTTCCTGACACTGGGCGGCATCCTCGGTGGGTTCGCCATCGCCAAGCACGGGCTGCGGCCCTGGTTCCTGCCGATGGCGGTCGCGATCAACATCCCCAACGTGCTCTACCTGGTGCTCGCCACCACCCAGCCGGAGCAGCTGTGGCTAGTTGGGCTGGCGGTTTCGGTAGAGCAGTTTGGCTACGGGTTCGGCTTCGCGGCCTACCTGATGTACATGCTCAAGATCTCCCGCGGGGCTCACCAGACCGCACACTATGCGCTGTGCACCGGCTTCATGGCGTTGGGGGTCATGCTGCCGAGCATGGCGTCGGGCTGGGTGGAGGAGCGTCTGGGCTATGTCGGCTTCTTCTGGTGGATCCTCGTGGCGACCATCCCCAGCTTCGTCATCACCGCGGTCGCGCGGCGGGGAGTGGTGGATTGA
- a CDS encoding glycoside hydrolase family 3 protein encodes METAVAPTTEQLTLEEKLAQLMFVRMGSNLPPIVTASDDEQRVAELLERCPIGGLLLFNGVWPHVRDSLTRLQAKSRVPLLVSADLERGAGQQVGGLTVFPHARAFAQLGDQAESSLRDAISITAREALQAGVQILFAPVADANTNPQNPIIATRAYGEDPAEVARLVAVVVEAAGQAGALAAAKHFPGHGDTSQDSHDGQPCVDRPADELHACELPPFRSAIQSGVPLIMSAHVSYPALDPTGEPATFSKPILTDLLRGELGFTGAVCSDSLLMAGARDRYQSEGQMAAAALLAGVDMLLDLADPAAAVAEMAELVRSEQIPEARVNEAVGRVLKLKAKIANQAPHADPIPAEQVQEHKRTAAAIAKAAIRVVSPAGGAPPRLAPDKPTTVVLMKPFNLPSDPAQQPLAAAIQQRIPSAQYFEFGPDVDADLRDQAVAAAQNGGQLLVAIIAKPAAWHAFGMTDPQRQLADDLAQLDGAVIASLGVPTILQDFPAAVPKLCTYSDVPDSQTGLADLLCPTA; translated from the coding sequence ATGGAAACCGCCGTGGCGCCCACAACCGAGCAGCTCACGCTGGAAGAAAAACTCGCTCAGCTCATGTTCGTGCGGATGGGCTCCAACCTGCCGCCGATCGTGACCGCCTCGGACGACGAGCAACGCGTCGCCGAACTGCTGGAGCGCTGCCCGATCGGCGGGCTCCTGCTGTTCAACGGCGTGTGGCCCCACGTGCGCGACTCGCTCACCCGCCTGCAGGCCAAGTCGCGCGTCCCACTCCTCGTCTCGGCCGACCTCGAGCGCGGCGCCGGGCAGCAGGTCGGTGGGCTCACCGTGTTCCCGCACGCCCGCGCCTTCGCCCAACTCGGCGATCAGGCCGAATCCTCCCTCCGCGACGCAATCTCCATCACCGCCCGCGAGGCGCTGCAGGCGGGCGTGCAGATCCTGTTCGCTCCGGTCGCGGACGCAAACACCAACCCGCAGAACCCGATCATCGCCACCCGCGCGTACGGCGAGGACCCCGCCGAGGTCGCGCGGCTCGTGGCCGTTGTGGTCGAAGCCGCCGGCCAGGCGGGCGCGCTCGCCGCCGCCAAGCACTTCCCCGGCCACGGCGACACCAGCCAGGACTCGCACGACGGGCAGCCCTGCGTCGACCGCCCGGCCGACGAGCTGCACGCCTGCGAGCTGCCCCCCTTCCGGTCCGCCATCCAGTCGGGCGTCCCGCTGATTATGTCGGCCCATGTCAGCTACCCTGCTCTCGACCCAACCGGCGAGCCGGCCACGTTCTCCAAGCCGATCCTCACCGACCTGCTGCGCGGCGAGCTCGGGTTCACCGGCGCGGTCTGCTCCGACAGCCTGCTGATGGCCGGCGCGCGCGACCGCTACCAGTCCGAGGGCCAGATGGCCGCGGCGGCCTTGTTGGCGGGCGTCGACATGCTGTTGGACCTGGCGGACCCGGCCGCGGCGGTCGCGGAAATGGCGGAGCTGGTCCGTTCGGAACAAATCCCCGAGGCCCGCGTCAACGAGGCGGTCGGCCGGGTGCTCAAGCTCAAAGCGAAGATCGCCAACCAGGCGCCGCACGCCGATCCGATCCCGGCAGAGCAGGTCCAAGAGCACAAGCGCACGGCCGCCGCGATCGCCAAGGCAGCGATCCGCGTGGTCTCACCGGCCGGCGGCGCCCCGCCTCGACTGGCGCCCGACAAGCCGACCACCGTGGTGCTGATGAAGCCGTTCAACCTGCCCAGCGACCCCGCCCAACAACCACTGGCCGCGGCCATCCAGCAACGGATCCCCTCCGCCCAGTACTTCGAGTTCGGCCCCGACGTCGACGCCGACCTCCGCGACCAAGCGGTCGCCGCCGCCCAAAACGGCGGGCAGCTTCTCGTGGCGATCATCGCCAAGCCCGCGGCCTGGCACGCGTTCGGGATGACCGACCCGCAACGCCAACTGGCGGACGACCTGGCCCAACTCGACGGCGCCGTGATCGCGTCGCTCGGCGTGCCCACCATCCTGCAGGACTTCCCCGCCGCGGTCCCCAAGCTCTGCACCTACAGCGACGTGCCCGACTCCCAAACCGGCCTGGCCGACCTGCTCTGCCCGACCGCCTAG
- a CDS encoding GNAT family N-acetyltransferase, whose protein sequence is MLIRPMTPADTHSARLLWNRSAEHDFLSGRLFEEKVSGEPTGATLLAEHEGSAVGLVVTASDPAGERGFIKLQATLPEWRGRGVGSELLAAAEAALRQQGYRTVRIAESAPNYLTPGVDVRYESALRFYSQRGYQEIGRAQNLSVDLEQFEAARPSSTCVVPLDWKVRRATDEDLDSLFALLAAHWPSWRPEVSTSLRTSPGSVFVASHDNRVLGFAAYDGNNVGSGWFGPMGMSPEMRGQGVGQALLLQTLHDMRTIGYRRAIIPWVGPVEFYERAVGARASRQFVRLEKQLTD, encoded by the coding sequence GTGCTGATCCGACCGATGACCCCAGCCGACACGCACTCCGCCAGGCTGCTGTGGAACCGCTCGGCGGAGCACGACTTCCTCTCCGGCAGGCTCTTCGAGGAAAAAGTATCCGGCGAGCCAACTGGCGCCACGCTGCTTGCCGAGCACGAGGGCAGTGCGGTCGGTTTGGTGGTCACCGCGTCCGATCCTGCCGGCGAGCGTGGCTTCATCAAGCTGCAGGCCACGCTGCCGGAGTGGCGTGGACGCGGCGTCGGCTCGGAGCTGCTCGCCGCCGCCGAGGCGGCGCTCCGCCAGCAGGGCTACCGGACCGTGAGGATCGCCGAGTCGGCGCCCAACTACCTGACGCCCGGCGTCGACGTCCGGTACGAATCGGCCCTGCGGTTCTACAGCCAACGTGGCTACCAGGAAATCGGCCGCGCCCAGAACCTCTCGGTCGACCTCGAGCAGTTTGAGGCCGCCCGACCGAGTTCAACATGTGTGGTCCCCCTCGACTGGAAGGTGCGCCGCGCCACCGACGAGGACCTCGACTCGCTGTTCGCTCTGCTCGCCGCGCACTGGCCCAGCTGGCGCCCCGAGGTGTCGACCTCGCTGCGAACGAGCCCCGGGTCGGTCTTCGTGGCTTCCCACGACAACCGCGTGCTAGGCTTCGCCGCGTACGACGGCAACAATGTGGGCTCCGGCTGGTTCGGCCCGATGGGCATGTCCCCGGAGATGCGGGGGCAGGGCGTTGGGCAGGCGCTCCTGCTGCAGACGCTGCACGACATGCGGACCATCGGCTACCGGCGGGCCATCATCCCGTGGGTCGGGCCGGTGGAGTTCTACGAACGGGCGGTCGGCGCTCGCGCCTCGCGTCAGTTCGTCCGACTCGAAAAACAACTCACAGACTGA
- a CDS encoding glycoside hydrolase family 10 protein yields MTTSAPVRGAAPPQIESEFRAAWIATVANIDWPSKPGLSVKRQKQEFVDLLDAAVDLNLNAVVLQVRPACDAIYRSELEPWSSVLSGRMGVAPDPAYDPLEFAVAEAHRRGLQLHAWFNPYRASHPSYKGELSSDHVSERLPNSVVEYGSYLWLDPSDADAAKHSLDVILDVVRRYDIDGVHFDDYFYPYPITQTAEDANNGLEGGVAKSGKVPFPDDRSWNAYVASTDAGERLARPDWRRQSINNFVRDVYHGVKREKPHVLFGISPFGIWRPGHPASVVGFDAYAELYADSKLWLEEGWVDYFTPQLYWPVRSSGQSYPVLLEWWTRQNPHGRPIWPGLFTSKVRQSPRGKDWGASEIVEQVQITQAFDDAGGNVHFSMKALSQNYGGVADALREGPYRTPALPPNCGALGGASAPPAQPTATLDAGRIRLQPDAAPWLWAVQTRDASGWTTRVLPGATESVEVANGAQEVVITAVDRLGQRSVPARVVPQ; encoded by the coding sequence TTGACGACCTCCGCACCGGTGCGAGGGGCGGCCCCCCCTCAGATCGAAAGCGAGTTCCGCGCCGCCTGGATAGCGACCGTCGCGAACATCGACTGGCCGTCGAAGCCCGGGCTGTCGGTCAAACGGCAGAAGCAAGAGTTCGTCGACCTGCTCGACGCGGCCGTCGACCTGAACCTGAACGCCGTTGTGCTGCAGGTGCGGCCTGCGTGCGACGCCATCTACCGCTCCGAGCTGGAGCCCTGGTCCTCGGTGCTATCGGGCCGCATGGGCGTTGCCCCAGACCCCGCGTACGACCCGCTGGAGTTCGCGGTCGCCGAGGCGCACCGCCGCGGCCTGCAGCTGCACGCTTGGTTCAACCCCTATCGGGCGTCACACCCTTCTTACAAGGGTGAGCTCTCCTCGGACCACGTCAGCGAACGCCTGCCCAACTCGGTCGTCGAGTACGGCTCCTACCTGTGGCTCGATCCGAGCGACGCTGATGCAGCGAAGCACTCCCTGGACGTGATTCTCGACGTGGTCCGCCGGTACGACATCGACGGCGTTCACTTCGACGACTACTTCTACCCCTACCCAATCACCCAAACCGCCGAGGACGCGAACAACGGTCTGGAGGGCGGCGTCGCGAAGAGCGGCAAGGTCCCCTTCCCCGACGACCGCAGTTGGAACGCGTACGTCGCATCCACCGACGCAGGCGAGCGTCTTGCCAGGCCCGACTGGCGACGGCAGAGCATCAATAACTTCGTGCGAGACGTCTACCATGGCGTTAAGCGAGAGAAGCCGCACGTGCTGTTCGGCATCAGCCCGTTCGGCATCTGGAGGCCCGGCCACCCGGCATCGGTCGTCGGATTCGACGCCTACGCCGAGCTCTACGCCGACTCCAAGCTTTGGCTGGAGGAGGGCTGGGTCGACTACTTCACCCCGCAGCTCTACTGGCCGGTCCGCTCATCGGGGCAGAGCTACCCCGTGCTGCTGGAGTGGTGGACGCGGCAGAACCCCCACGGGCGGCCGATCTGGCCCGGCCTGTTCACGTCCAAGGTGCGTCAATCACCGCGTGGCAAAGACTGGGGCGCCAGTGAGATCGTCGAGCAGGTTCAGATAACCCAAGCCTTTGATGACGCCGGCGGAAATGTGCACTTCAGCATGAAGGCCCTGTCCCAGAACTACGGCGGCGTCGCGGACGCGCTCCGCGAGGGCCCCTACCGCACCCCCGCCCTGCCGCCCAACTGCGGCGCACTGGGCGGCGCTAGCGCCCCGCCCGCCCAGCCCACCGCTACACTAGATGCGGGTCGGATCCGCCTCCAGCCCGACGCGGCGCCCTGGCTGTGGGCCGTGCAGACACGCGACGCTTCCGGCTGGACCACCCGGGTGCTACCGGGTGCGACGGAAAGCGTTGAGGTCGCCAACGGCGCGCAAGAGGTGGTCATTACCGCGGTCGATCGCCTGGGACAACGCAGCGTGCCCGCACGGGTCGTCCCCCAGTAG
- a CDS encoding golvesin C-terminal-like domain-containing protein, whose amino-acid sequence MTKRVSPQTPRLGRAARRLSLEPLEPRLALSSAGLIDIGAQPSGALDGKIVYLHGGHGYTADNLGNGSWTSQRPLLYRMVEDMGNHDQMSYLAQYLFDAGATVVPLRPVGHQPNEVVLDNDDVEVTFTGAWSDSSASIYFGDPGDVPYRFASTSSTQTAAAQYRPNISEPGFYPVYSWTRYGSDRAADQLYRVHHSGGVTEVTVNHRRVGNGTVYLGTYYFEAGTDGYVEISNESSESGRVVIADMIRFGNGVGDINRGGGVSGFDREDEAALYWIQWHVDHSQGVSTSTYRSSSEDRSATVGAAPRYAEYMNREADGDLSDRLFVSFHSNAGGGRGVVGLHNTSSGGDTPNQLFLAQTLAEQVNDDLVAQNGDFEHNWFNRTSLTYQASFNYGEINNAYIDDEFDATIVETAFHDNEFDAELMRDPRVRDAIARATYQGIVDYFHAIDSGATPDTDAPGQPTDVWVETKTAGEAVVHWTAGAANGYAGGPAAGFTVYASTNGYGFDGGRYVAGAGATSLVITGLDPAQAYFFKVVANNQGGQSPASEVVAASASGGQERVLIVNGFDRLDRSLNPTQTFVQGGLLERVRPRQSNSFDYAVQMASAIHSAAPGLSISTAANELVANGTVDLTDYDAVFWILGEESTADQTFDVSEQSAVASYLTGGGKLFVSGAEIGWELDNLGGGQSFYNNTLRAEYIADDANTYQATGAVGSIFEGINLTFDDGDLYYDTEYADVIAPSGGASPALSYGNGAGTAAVQFSQGEERVVMLAFPFETITDAAVRAEMMARVIDFFDAGGGGVPTVTIQEILDNDDGPATYTSTTGWITSSDPGYQGGTFQFNLVGGQGQAQWRTTLPLAGTAQVYVQHTAAGNRATGARFEVTSGDRSISQSVNQTANNLQWVLLGSLPVEAGELTVTLDVASSTGPANSVIVADVVRVVLTAPMPPSGDFNDDGFVDAADYTVWRDQKDQTVEPGTGADGNFDGIVDSQDYQLWRSQYGTAIVTPTPIVIDTPTAATLEQSPSVAMSPATAQEPTPTPIEPASPGQQLAPLPATATAEVVGEPVIQDIVSSERNNQLLLLFTDNPTASSSELVLVEALFDTDQSDEEEPARDAVFARFGSSEV is encoded by the coding sequence ATGACCAAACGCGTATCACCCCAGACGCCGCGACTCGGTCGCGCCGCGCGCCGGCTGTCGCTCGAGCCGCTTGAGCCGCGCCTCGCGCTGTCGTCCGCCGGGCTGATTGATATCGGCGCGCAGCCTTCCGGCGCGCTCGACGGCAAGATCGTCTACCTGCACGGCGGGCACGGCTACACCGCCGACAACCTGGGCAACGGCTCTTGGACCTCACAGCGGCCGCTGCTGTACCGGATGGTCGAAGACATGGGCAACCACGATCAGATGTCCTACCTCGCCCAGTACCTGTTCGATGCGGGCGCGACCGTCGTGCCGCTGAGGCCGGTTGGACACCAACCGAACGAGGTCGTGCTCGACAACGACGATGTCGAGGTCACGTTCACTGGCGCGTGGTCCGACAGCAGCGCCAGCATCTACTTTGGCGACCCCGGTGACGTCCCGTACCGGTTCGCGTCGACCTCGTCCACCCAGACGGCCGCCGCTCAGTACCGTCCCAACATCTCCGAGCCGGGCTTCTACCCCGTGTATTCCTGGACGCGGTACGGGTCCGACCGCGCCGCCGACCAGCTCTACCGGGTGCACCACTCGGGCGGCGTCACGGAGGTGACGGTCAACCACCGGCGGGTCGGCAACGGCACCGTCTACTTGGGGACGTACTACTTCGAGGCTGGCACGGACGGCTACGTGGAGATCAGCAACGAGTCGAGCGAGTCGGGCCGAGTCGTCATCGCGGACATGATCCGCTTCGGCAACGGGGTAGGGGATATCAATCGCGGCGGCGGCGTCTCGGGGTTCGACCGCGAAGACGAGGCCGCGCTCTATTGGATTCAATGGCACGTGGACCACTCGCAGGGGGTGTCCACGTCGACCTACCGCAGCAGCTCCGAGGACCGCTCCGCAACGGTGGGCGCGGCGCCAAGGTACGCCGAGTACATGAACCGCGAAGCCGACGGCGACCTGTCGGATCGGCTGTTTGTCAGCTTCCACTCTAACGCCGGCGGTGGCCGCGGCGTGGTCGGCCTGCACAACACATCCAGCGGGGGCGACACGCCAAACCAGCTGTTCCTCGCCCAGACGCTCGCCGAGCAGGTAAACGACGACCTGGTCGCCCAGAACGGCGACTTCGAGCACAACTGGTTCAACCGGACCAGCCTAACCTACCAGGCGTCGTTCAATTACGGCGAGATCAACAACGCCTACATCGACGACGAGTTCGACGCCACGATCGTCGAAACCGCCTTCCACGATAACGAGTTCGACGCGGAGCTGATGCGCGACCCCCGGGTCCGCGACGCGATCGCCCGGGCCACCTACCAAGGGATCGTCGACTACTTCCACGCGATCGACTCCGGCGCCACGCCCGACACGGACGCCCCCGGCCAGCCAACGGACGTGTGGGTTGAAACGAAAACCGCCGGCGAGGCGGTGGTCCACTGGACTGCGGGCGCCGCGAACGGCTACGCGGGCGGACCCGCAGCAGGATTCACCGTGTACGCGTCGACCAACGGCTACGGTTTCGACGGCGGTCGGTACGTCGCGGGCGCCGGTGCAACCTCGCTAGTGATCACCGGCCTGGACCCGGCGCAGGCCTACTTCTTCAAGGTCGTGGCCAACAACCAGGGGGGCCAGTCCCCCGCCAGCGAAGTGGTCGCCGCCAGCGCCTCAGGAGGGCAGGAGCGGGTCCTCATCGTCAACGGGTTCGATCGGCTCGACCGCTCACTCAATCCGACGCAGACGTTCGTCCAGGGCGGGCTGCTCGAGCGGGTCCGGCCGCGTCAGAGCAACTCCTTCGATTACGCGGTTCAGATGGCGTCTGCCATCCATTCGGCCGCGCCCGGGCTGTCCATTAGCACCGCCGCAAACGAGCTGGTAGCCAACGGCACGGTCGACCTGACGGACTACGATGCGGTGTTCTGGATCCTCGGCGAAGAGTCGACCGCCGACCAGACGTTCGACGTCAGCGAGCAATCAGCAGTAGCCTCCTACCTGACAGGAGGCGGCAAGCTGTTTGTCTCTGGCGCCGAGATCGGCTGGGAGCTCGACAATCTCGGCGGCGGGCAGTCGTTCTACAACAACACCCTGCGGGCGGAGTACATCGCCGACGACGCCAACACCTACCAGGCTACGGGCGCGGTCGGGTCGATCTTCGAGGGGATCAACCTGACCTTCGACGACGGAGATCTGTACTACGACACCGAGTACGCCGACGTCATCGCCCCCTCGGGCGGCGCGTCGCCGGCGCTGTCTTACGGGAACGGCGCGGGGACTGCCGCCGTGCAGTTCTCCCAAGGCGAAGAGCGGGTGGTGATGCTCGCCTTCCCATTCGAGACGATCACCGATGCAGCCGTCAGAGCCGAGATGATGGCGCGGGTGATCGACTTCTTCGACGCGGGCGGTGGCGGCGTACCGACCGTGACCATCCAGGAGATCCTAGACAACGACGACGGCCCCGCTACCTACACCTCCACCACCGGATGGATCACCAGCAGCGACCCTGGATATCAAGGCGGGACCTTCCAGTTCAATTTGGTCGGCGGACAGGGCCAGGCCCAGTGGCGCACGACGCTTCCTCTAGCAGGAACCGCCCAGGTCTACGTGCAGCACACCGCCGCAGGCAACCGCGCAACCGGCGCACGCTTCGAGGTCACATCCGGTGATCGGAGCATCAGTCAAAGTGTTAACCAAACCGCCAACAATCTGCAGTGGGTTTTGCTCGGGAGCCTGCCCGTCGAGGCCGGCGAGCTTACCGTCACACTGGACGTTGCGTCGAGCACCGGCCCGGCCAACTCGGTGATCGTCGCCGACGTCGTCCGAGTGGTGCTGACCGCTCCGATGCCTCCCTCGGGCGACTTCAACGATGACGGTTTCGTCGACGCCGCTGACTACACCGTGTGGCGGGACCAGAAGGACCAAACTGTCGAGCCGGGCACGGGCGCCGACGGAAACTTCGATGGCATTGTCGATTCCCAGGACTACCAGCTGTGGCGATCACAATACGGCACAGCGATCGTGACGCCGACGCCAATTGTCATCGACACACCGACGGCCGCCACTCTTGAGCAAAGCCCATCCGTCGCAATGTCGCCAGCCACTGCGCAAGAACCGACGCCCACGCCGATCGAGCCGGCGTCACCCGGCCAACAGCTCGCACCGCTGCCTGCGACCGCGACAGCCGAAGTGGTCGGAGAGCCCGTGATTCAGGACATCGTTTCGAGCGAACGAAACAACCAGTTGCTGCTGCTCTTCACAGACAATCCAACAGCTTCTTCCTCAGAGTTGGTCCTCGTCGAAGCGCTCTTTGACACCGACCAATCCGACGAGGAAGAGCCCGCCCGAGACGCCGTGTTCGCCCGATTTGGTTCTTCTGAAGTCTGA
- a CDS encoding PEP-CTERM sorting domain-containing protein (PEP-CTERM proteins occur, often in large numbers, in the proteomes of bacteria that also encode an exosortase, a predicted intramembrane cysteine proteinase. The presence of a PEP-CTERM domain at a protein's C-terminus predicts cleavage within the sorting domain, followed by covalent anchoring to some some component of the (usually Gram-negative) cell surface. Many PEP-CTERM proteins exhibit an unusual sequence composition that includes large numbers of potential glycosylation sites. Expression of one such protein has been shown restore the ability of a bacterium to form floc, a type of biofilm.) codes for MTTRLAWRLAALLLIAGTAPADIIIVDEDFESYNNDSELWNVWAPIVAESDAGLLEDGTFIPNAFPEGGQGVDHIGGPVNEYVPALGNEGSGEAIVPSATQSIVLSGDIFDTEAAGNKRMTIGLRNSSVPSNIIELGLYNSFGVTEPNDVDSPSYGFRLVLFSGGSTGYLGGWVPILLDPSLDTAPEGEEPDGVVGPGDIGEAWHRYTATITPTDITVTMDLFRDGLNNATQEAGVDFTQTLDIVTSADGFDSLRIGGPSNSSSAGGGVVFDNISLTLVDVDAPSLIGDYNGDGTVDAADYTVWRDTLGDSVTAGEGADGNNNGVIDTGDYDEWVANYGATSAAPSAAAAAPEPATLGLLLAGSLALAASRRRFAGA; via the coding sequence ATGACGACCCGCCTTGCCTGGCGCCTCGCAGCCCTACTGCTCATCGCAGGAACCGCCCCTGCCGACATCATCATCGTTGATGAAGACTTCGAGTCGTACAATAACGACTCGGAACTGTGGAACGTCTGGGCGCCCATAGTGGCCGAGTCCGACGCCGGGTTACTTGAGGATGGCACGTTCATCCCCAATGCGTTCCCTGAGGGTGGGCAAGGTGTCGACCACATCGGAGGCCCGGTGAACGAGTACGTCCCCGCTTTGGGCAACGAAGGAAGCGGTGAGGCAATCGTGCCATCGGCTACTCAAAGCATCGTGCTGTCCGGTGATATCTTCGACACGGAGGCCGCCGGTAACAAGCGCATGACTATCGGGCTTCGAAACAGCTCGGTGCCCTCGAATATCATTGAGCTGGGTCTGTACAACTCTTTCGGCGTCACCGAGCCCAACGACGTCGATAGCCCGTCCTACGGTTTTCGATTGGTGCTGTTCTCAGGTGGCAGCACTGGCTACCTCGGTGGCTGGGTGCCTATCCTGCTTGACCCATCGCTGGACACGGCGCCGGAAGGCGAAGAGCCTGACGGGGTTGTTGGACCGGGCGACATCGGCGAAGCGTGGCATCGCTACACGGCAACGATTACCCCAACCGACATTACAGTCACGATGGACCTGTTTCGAGATGGGCTAAACAACGCCACTCAGGAAGCCGGCGTCGACTTCACCCAGACCCTAGACATCGTAACGTCGGCCGATGGCTTCGACAGCTTGAGAATCGGCGGCCCATCAAACTCCTCCTCCGCCGGCGGCGGCGTGGTGTTCGACAACATCTCCCTGACGTTGGTCGATGTTGACGCCCCCAGCCTAATCGGCGACTACAACGGCGACGGAACGGTTGACGCCGCGGACTACACCGTGTGGCGTGACACGCTGGGTGACAGCGTCACCGCCGGCGAGGGCGCCGACGGCAATAACAACGGCGTCATTGACACCGGCGACTACGACGAGTGGGTCGCCAACTATGGCGCCACGAGCGCCGCACCGTCGGCTGCTGCTGCAGCGCCCGAGCCCGCAACGCTGGGTCTGCTGCTGGCTGGATCGCTTGCCCTGGCGGCATCGCGTCGCCGGTTCGCAGGCGCGTAG